Genomic segment of Actinomycetota bacterium:
GGCGGCCGGACCACGTGGCGCTGCGCTGGCAGGATCGGGCGACGACCTACGGCGAGCTCGACCGTCTCGTCACCCACGCCGCCGGTGGCCTGCAGCGGCTCGGGGTCGGCCAGACAGACCGGGTCGCGGTCATGCTGGGCAACACGCCGGCGTTCGTGGAGGCCTTCCTCGGTGCGCTCCGCGCCGGTGCGACGGTCGTTCCCCTCAACCCGGCGCTCACCGGCGAGGAGGTCGGCTCGATCCTGGCTGACAGCGGCGCCCACACGCTCATCGTCGGCGAGGCGGGGACACGCGGCATCGACAAGATCCGTTCCGTGGCGGGCGGGTCGGTCCACCACGTCGTCGTGACAGGCAACGTCGGCGCGCCGCGGGGCACCGCGACGTGGCGGGAGCTGGTCAACGCCCGACACCCGTACACGCCGGTCGAGCGCAGCCCCGACGACGTCGCGGCGCTGGTGTACACCAGCGGGACGACGGGACGGCCCAAGGGCGCGATGCTGACCCGGCGGAACCTCGCGGCGAACCAGGACCAGGTCCTCGCGACTCCGCTCGCCGTTCAGCCTGACGACGTCGTGCTGGCCGTGCTTCCCCTGTTCCACATCTACGCGCTGAACGTGGGGCTGGGAAGCGCAGTGCGGATCGGGGCCACGATCGTGCTGACCGAGCGCTTCGATCCTTCTGCGACCCTCGACCTGATCGACCGTCACCGTGTCACCGTGGTGCTCGGCGCCCCGCCGATGTACCTCGCGTGGCTGAACACGCCGCGGGTGGCCGAGGCGGGCTGGTCATCGGTCCGAGTGGCGGTCTCCGGGGCGGCGCCGCTCCCCGCACCCGTGCTCGAGCGGTTCCGTGACGAGGTGGGGGTCACCATCTGGGAGGGCTACGGGTTGACCGAGGCGGGACCGGCGGTGACCACCACCGCCATGGGCGGGGTCGCCAAACCCGGGAGCGTCGGCGCGCCGCTGCCCGGCGTGGAGCTGCGGCTGGTCGACGACGCCGGCCGCGCCGTCGAGCCGGGCGACCCCGGGGAGGTCTGGGTGCGCGGACCCAACGTCTTCGTCGGGTACTGGGACGACCCAGCCGAGACGGCGGCGACCCTCACCCCGGACGGGTGGCTGCGCACGGGGGACGTCGGCATCTTCGACGCCGACGGTGACCTGCGCCTCGTCGACCGCCTCAAGGACCTGATCATCGTCTCCGGCTTCAACGTCTACCCGCGCGAGGTCGAGGACGTGCTGCACCGACACCCCGACATCCTCGCCGCGGCGGCGGTCGGGGTGGCCCACCCGTACGCCGGTGAGGCGGTGAAGGCGTTCGTGGTGCGCCGACCCGGGGCGGAGCTCACCGAGGACGACGTGGTGGCGTGGGCACAGGAGCACCTGGCCCGGT
This window contains:
- a CDS encoding long-chain fatty acid--CoA ligase; the protein is MRDHHPRPDLAARLSETAERRPDHVALRWQDRATTYGELDRLVTHAAGGLQRLGVGQTDRVAVMLGNTPAFVEAFLGALRAGATVVPLNPALTGEEVGSILADSGAHTLIVGEAGTRGIDKIRSVAGGSVHHVVVTGNVGAPRGTATWRELVNARHPYTPVERSPDDVAALVYTSGTTGRPKGAMLTRRNLAANQDQVLATPLAVQPDDVVLAVLPLFHIYALNVGLGSAVRIGATIVLTERFDPSATLDLIDRHRVTVVLGAPPMYLAWLNTPRVAEAGWSSVRVAVSGAAPLPAPVLERFRDEVGVTIWEGYGLTEAGPAVTTTAMGGVAKPGSVGAPLPGVELRLVDDAGRAVEPGDPGEVWVRGPNVFVGYWDDPAETAATLTPDGWLRTGDVGIFDADGDLRLVDRLKDLIIVSGFNVYPREVEDVLHRHPDILAAAAVGVAHPYAGEAVKAFVVRRPGAELTEDDVVAWAQEHLARFKCPAVVEFVGQLPHTATGKVRRTVLRSEPASRHVNA